Genomic DNA from Cucurbita pepo subsp. pepo cultivar mu-cu-16 chromosome LG13, ASM280686v2, whole genome shotgun sequence:
attcatttcatCACATCCGTAATGGAAAGATGGAACCTGGAATCTTTTAAAGGAATTAGAAAGTGCATTAGCTATTGAACCTGGAATCTTTAGTTCATgtttttatagatttttacTTGATTATCCTTTAAACTATGCTTAACCAATTGGCTGCTTGATTATCgaatataaatttagaaaaccCAACAAAGTTGACTGAACAAGTGAAATCAAACCTATTGTTATTATAGGATCATCCCAATTTGGTTGGCCTTTTCAGCTTTGCCTTCATCTGATGACATATTCGCAAAAAACaaaccttcaattttattcATTCATGTAATCTATGGATGTGTTGTGTAAGCACTAACgccttaatttttttgttgtcattttaatatttttaaatttttgttgtcattttaatatttttatgaattcgACATGagtgaataataataaaattgaaattttcgtTATAAATGTGATGAAATGTCACAAAAGTATCGTTAAAATACCGTGAATGTggacttaaaattaaaaatgatgaaatgcttatttgttaattttcgTATGAATTTGTAATTGTAATTCTTTTAGAGAATATTCTTTGAAAGGTACATCTACCCTTTCTCAATGCATTTCTTTAGACAAAGATTCCGTCTTCGGCCCTTTCTCAAGGCATTTCTTTAGACAAAGATTCCGTCTTTTCCTCTTTTCGAACATGGAGTGTGACCCatgtttgaattgaaattgagatATTGATGCTTCTTCCTCTCTGAATCCATCTGTTAGAGGTATTCTAGAAATGTATGCGATCAAGTAAATAGCTCGACGAACGAATGGATCGGATCGtattgaaaaatggaaatatttgTACAAGTTATACCTTTCGTTACCACTTTGTTGAAAATCAAGGAATAAAGAATTATACATCAACACGACCTTTCATCTATATTTTTGTCTATACTTATTTAAAACCTTTAACGTTTGATTGTCATTTTTAGAACCATTTTTcctcaaatcaaataattcaCACATTTCACGtttgattaaaaaagattCATTTACAATTACTTtctaaatgttttaaaataatttttaggtGAGAAAAATGTTTCTAATCTTAGAAACTTAAAAACGTGGTGAtgataatttcaaataatttatgataaattatTATCCACACTTGTTTCAAATTCCAATAGGTTTCATACTACATGGCTTCACTTTATTTTTGGAtacacatttaatttttaaaaaacaatcaaacaaatcaacatatatattatttcttagtattattattattattatttaatcaatttcgATGAAAAATAACTTCAATATACccaatttttagatttatccaaatgaaatcaatttctgtatatatatgtatgtatatatatacacaccaAACTACACATGAAACAATATGGGAGGTGCCAGTtcacaataattttaattaggaGGGCAAACTACTCAACAGTATGTGTTGACAGTTTCAGGTTAATTATATCATCGTATAATCGCAGCAATTGTTCATAGAAAGGAGAGATTTCTTCAGTTCCCTTTGGGCTCCTAGTTGAATAATCGCCCAGCAACttcctttttcatcatttCCTTAATCTGTATACACCAAAATAACCACTATTGAAGCTCTGCAAATAATGCTTTTTTTGTCCTGCAATTGAAAGAAAGAGGATTGGGAGAAACTACCTGCTTTGCTGATAGACCGATCTCCATTAAATCATCGAGCTGTTCAAATGAGGCACACAGAAGAAAATCTCATGTAAGTCTGTGACTTAACAGCATCGAAGAATAGTTGATGTAATATATTCGTCGTTCGATAacaatttggtttttttagaacaaaaaatggTATCATGGCACAAAGATAAGACTTGATTAAATCTCAAAACCAATTCGTGTGGGGGTGAGGCACACAGAAGAAAACATCATGTGAATTTGTGAACTAACAGCAGCATTGAATAGTTGATGGTTGATGGATTATATTGGTCGTTTGAAAACAATCTTGGCACAAAGATAAGACTTGATTAAATCTCGAAATCCATTCGTGTGGGGGAGGGGGGACTCACACTTCTAAAAGGCTGAGGCGATTCTGCACGAAATTCAATAATTGATGTCGCTCTCTTCTCTCCAATTCCCTGGAGTAAAAAATTTTccttaaaatcttttaaaaggCAACAATGATCAGGAGTTGAAAAGACAATTGTAAAAGATActtactttcaattttttaagctCTTCCCTGTGAAGAGAGAATAatagaacaaagaaaagaagcttGTCAAACATGGATTTAGAAGATACAACAAAATACTTTCGAGTACAGCCTATTGGATACAGTCTTACTAATATTGTAAGATGAAGCAAAGGAATATATGACATAGAAGCAACTTTAAACATCAACTTACTTGCTAGCTGTGTTTAGAAACCTTAGATAATCTTCCACAAGTGACTTCTGAAGAACCAAAAAAGTcaagaattatatttaaaaagccACGGGATGAAGAAATTTATAGAACATTGTCAAAAATCTAACCTTCACACCGGTACTGCGCTGGCTGAATGTTTCCCAAGGAGTGGATGGATTTACAACATCTTGTTCATTGTAGACGCGCAAACTCCGTTCCATGGTTGGAGTTTGTGGTTCTGTAACATCAGTAAAGACTAAGCCATAGGGAGCATTATTATCAGAGACCTTTAAGCACGCCCGTGTGGAAGAACAAACTGATCTCCAATTGTTGGATAATGCTTGTAATTGTGCACTTAATGGAGGAGATTTATCTTCATTGATCGTACTACAACCATTGTTTTCCTTGTCCAAGTCTGAACCTGTAACATAAACAAGAATTTcatgtaaaatataaaagtatttttatcaACAGAACCAGCAAAGTTGATTATATTGCTGCTTCCTACTTTGAACAACAGACAGACTAGTGCTACTTGTCACGCCAGGTGTGCTTTCCACAGGAAGTTCATCAACAATATTGATCATCGAACAATTGTTTCCGTCATTGATGTTTGGACCTATAATCAGttcgaaaaatatataatttacatATATACACATCGAACGGGCCACCCACCCCCTAACATGCACTTCGGTACAAGATTATCATACCATCTCCAGTGGCAGATAATGCATTCATGCCATCAATGATTCTTCCAGGATCATGATTGCTATTCGAAACATcctatataaacaaaaaataaatgtgtaAGATATCATAACACTTCCGTACAGTTTGATTGTACAGTTTACTACAACAATAGATGATCACCTTTGGCGCTATGGTAGTTTCTACTGCACTGGAAATTCCTGCGGCAGAGAATTCCTGAGAAATAcaaaatatctttaatgaaaaaacaataagGCATGTGTTCTTCGCATTATAGAACCTGGAAATATATTTACGTGCCTTTTCCAATGCAGAAGTACATTCTTCTTCAGGCTTTAGAGAACACGGCAAAGGATTTGCCTAACAGGGATAGTATTAAGTTCGTCATGCATTAGATTGAAGGGGTCGGGGATGGGGagggaataaaaataattctattgTTGTGCATGAACAAAATATCTGGTTGGACTATAACTCGGTCAGTTAACTACCTGGTCCACAACAGAAGTAGCTTCTTCATACTTCAGAGGTACACAATCAGAAGATGCGCTTGGCAATTGAATTTCCTAGAAAGAGATAAAAATGAGGAACACATCTCTAAGACATTCGGGAGGGGGCGTGGAAGGAATGTCACAAAAAAGACAGGCAcaagttaaagaaaaatttctAGATTCCTCCTATTGACTTCTTGAATTTATCATGTTAAGTATGTTCCATCATAAAATGCTTGCCTCTTCATGCATTTACGTTTTAAATTGTTGACATGACATGACTCTGACATTTGTCATACAGGTTAATGTCCTTGTTTTTGGTACAAAACTAAGAGAAAGTCACGAGCAGCGTTtgtaaagaattaaaaagaaaaaccaaaaccacTTCTTTGTAGATGCACAAACAAGCTAGTCAAATATTCAGTAAGTAGATTGAAGAaggcaaaaagaaaatgttagtTAACTCAAGTCTGCAAGTCTATTTTTAGTAGTTTTAATTAGGCCAGGATCCTAGTTTGTTGATGATACCATACTTTGAGTAGGTTAGCTTGCTATATTTGGAGTTAGTGAAGTAAGTTTTGTGGAGTTAGGTTAGCTGAGTAAGATGCtgtttttatgtttcattCATACATATAGGTTTAAATCATTGGAGGTAGTTGTTCTCACTTATATACTAAGAATCTTCCTCTTATCTAGTCAATGTGAGACTTCGATCTGAATCTATGAGACTTCAATCATATTCCAAACATTTGGTATCTAGCTTTGTGTAAAAATTTTCCATTGCTCAATGTAGTGGAGCTATATTTTGTGATGTTGGAATCTTGAACCACCATATTAATTGAGTTAGACAAAATTTCCTCAATAGAATCTACTTCCTTCAAATTTCCtccattcatatcatattcaATAACAGAATGTCAACGGTAAAATTactatttaaaagaaatgaaagcaaTTCAATATCATTGCATAGTATCTTAACAACAAAAGAAGATAGATACCTTGTCCCGTTTTCCCAAATGACTTGTTGCATCTTCAAACAACTTCCTTCAAATTGggaataaaaagaagatataCAAATTAGTAAACATTCATATAAATATCCATTCAGGTTCAGTTCTAATTTCTATATATTGATCTTCTCTTCATACCTTCCTTTTATTGTATAGGAAGAGGCTGTACTAACGCTTGCCTTCTTTTCAGAAAAATAAGATCGGGAGATGGTCTGCTTCTTTGCAGTTGCAGAAACGCTCTTAGGTATCTGGTTTCTAAGTGATGAATGCACCACAGAATTTGTCGAGCTCTTTATTTTCCTAATGGCATCTGAAGCAACCCGCTTGGTTACTTGACAAGATCTAGCCGCCAAGTTAGCCATGTAGATGGAGTCTTGGCAAAATGATGAATTCtgtaatgaaaaaataatggtGAAAACAAGGACGGTCATGTAGAACGAGTGAGAAATAGGAAAGAtctaaaaatcaattaaaaccTCATACCAAGcaagaaatcatcaaaattttgCTTTGCGTTCCACCCATGGATTCTTGCAGAATGCGTGTAAGCTTACTTTCTCGATATGGCACATGGTTATCATTAGAATTCAACGCAGAAGCTACATTTAGCAAGGCGTATGTGAACTTGttaattttactattttcaaCGAGGCTAGTGCCATCAGTACTTTTCCTTCTCGCATCTTCATAACCTGATATAGGAGTAGAAAGATAAAAGATTAAACCAAGTataaaatgtaattgaaatacTTTTTCCTACAATTCTTTGACCGGCCTCATAAATTTAACTATACCAGCCATGTCAACAAAATTCATCTTGGCAACAGAACGAGCATCCGAAGCAGCATCATTGGTAGATGAAATATGCACTATCAAGCCACGGTGGCTTCTGTGAGGGGATTCATTTGCAATCTTTTGCCCTTGTTTACGTGAACTAGAACCCAAATATAGTTCGTAGAAGTCTGACAAGGATTTCACTGGAATCTGAACAACAATTAAAACAACGTGAGGATTAGAAAATTTCAACATACAAGGTAAATAATATTGAAGGCCAAACCAATAAGCTTAAAATTTTTGGATACAAAGGCAAAAACAGAGTAACTTGCCTGCGAAAGTCCCTTAAGTTGTATTTTGCCATGACCGTTATCCAATACTAAAACTGTTGGTCGTTTCGGATCCAGTAAATCATAAACATGGTCCACATGAACTTCATAGTACGATATGAAAATTgacttccctttttctttggcCATTAAAAGTAATTCATTCATGGATAATGATGCCAAACCCGGTTTCTCAATAGTACCCTGCAAAATGTATGGTCTAATTAGTACGCCAAGTAAATTCAAAGATGAAGATGACAGCAATTGGTAGAGCAAAGTAATGAATACTTATAGGAAACCAAGTTAGAGATAATACGAAATAATAGAAAACAGAGACGCATGTTCAAAGTTGCACCTGAATCGTAGAAGTTTTTCCAGTGCCTCTTGCACCATATGCAATAACGGTTGCATGATGACCTTCAAAGACTCCAGAAATCAGAGGTTTCACCTCTTTTGCATATATTTTTTCAGTGTCTTCATTCTGCTCATAGCAATAATCTACTTCATAAGTCTCCTTACGACTGCAAAGTGAAAGAATTGTCTTATTCCACCAAGAAGATGCAGGAAGAACTATAATTAAGCTTTGCATTCAACAATTTGAATTAAACTGTCTAGatcttctcttttcctcttttaagGAGGATGATCCTATCCTATTGTTGTCTCTagctcgttttttttttcctaacgACATATTGCTTTGCTGCCAGTCAGCATTGGTCAATGATAGGCTTTCAATACCCAGGAATTCTGGATTGCTGAGTAGGCCAAACTCAACTTTACACTGAAACACATTccaaaatattgattttggcAGGCTTCAATTCCaccaaccaaacaaatttataagaaCGATGAGGAAACTAAAGAATAATCATGAAAAATGTATTGCAGGTGATAAGCTTCGGTTAGGATGTTGAAAAAGGTAAGAAGCTAAAATGACAAAAGACAGTGAGGGACTGTTTCTATTGATGTAATCTAGGTATATCCAAATTACAGAGTATATAATGCAGCAACTGTCTAGTCATTTTTTATCCGCTCCCTCTATCATGGGTTCTTGAGATTACAACCGCACTGTGATATATGCTTACCAACTTAACACTTCTATCCAAATATTCTTTTTGGTAGTTTGACAATCTAGAAAGCAAATCtttaccattttttcttccaaatgaATGCCAcaatagattttttaaaaaacagagaaaaatatatacataatcTCACTATTTCTAGGGTatctttaaaactttaaagtatt
This window encodes:
- the LOC111808181 gene encoding kinesin-like protein KIN-10C isoform X3, which produces MDSSAKVESKLRRVPKGFNEARKVRVVARIKSFADQVLDGGSMASWISVNKPDGDASDSVTISFGGQPVSRKETYEVDYCYEQNEDTEKIYAKEVKPLISGVFEGHHATVIAYGARGTGKTSTIQGTIEKPGLASLSMNELLLMAKEKGKSIFISYYEVHVDHVYDLLDPKRPTVLVLDNGHGKIQLKGLSQIPVKSLSDFYELYLGSSSRKQGQKIANESPHRSHRGLIVHISSTNDAASDARSVAKMNFVDMAGYEDARRKSTDGTSLVENSKINKFTYALLNVASALNSNDNHVPYRESKLTRILQESMGGTQSKILMISCLNSSFCQDSIYMANLAARSCQVTKRVASDAIRKIKSSTNSVVHSSLRNQIPKSVSATAKKQTISRSYFSEKKASVSTASSYTIKGRKLFEDATSHLGKRDKEFSAAGISSAVETTIAPKDVSNSNHDPGRIIDGMNALSATGDGPNINDGNNCSMINIVDELPVESTPGVTSSTSLSVVQSSDLDKENNGCSTINEDKSPPLSAQLQALSNNWRSVCSSTRACLKVSDNNAPYGLVFTDVTEPQTPTMERSLRVYNEQDVVNPSTPWETFSQRSTGVKKSLVEDYLRFLNTASKEELKKLKGIGEKRATSIIEFRAESPQPFRSLDDLMEIGLSAKQIKEMMKKEVAGRLFN
- the LOC111808181 gene encoding kinesin-like protein KIN-10C isoform X2, which produces MDSSAKVESKLRRVPKGFNEARKVRVVARIKSFADQVLDGGSMASWISVNKPDGDASDSVTISFGGQPVSRKETYEVDYCYEQNEDTEKIYAKEVKPLISGVFEGHHATVIAYGARGTGKTSTIQGTIEKPGLASLSMNELLLMAKEKGKSIFISYYEVHVDHVYDLLDPKRPTVLVLDNGHGKIQLKGLSQIPVKSLSDFYELYLGSSSRKQGQKIANESPHRSHRGLIVHISSTNDAASDARSVAKMNFVDMAGYEDARRKSTDGTSLVENSKINKFTYALLNVASALNSNDNHVPYRESKLTRILQESMGGTQSKILMISCLNSSFCQDSIYMANLAARSCQVTKRVASDAIRKIKSSTNSVVHSSLRNQIPKSVSATAKKQTISRSYFSEKKASVSTASSYTIKGRKLFEDATSHLGKRDKEIQLPSASSDCVPLKYEEATSVVDQEFSAAGISSAVETTIAPKDVSNSNHDPGRIIDGMNALSATGDGPNINDGNNCSMINIVDELPVESTPGVTSSTSLSVVQSSDLDKENNGCSTINEDKSPPLSAQLQALSNNWRSVCSSTRACLKVSDNNAPYGLVFTDVTEPQTPTMERSLRVYNEQDVVNPSTPWETFSQRSTGVKKSLVEDYLRFLNTASKEELKKLKGIGEKRATSIIEFRAESPQPFRSLDDLMEIGLSAKQIKEMMKKEVAGRLFN
- the LOC111808181 gene encoding kinesin-like protein KIN-10C isoform X1; translated protein: MDSSAKVESKLRRVPKGFNEARKVRVVARIKSFADQVLDGGSMASWISVNKPDGDASDSVTISFGGQPVSRKETYEVDYCYEQNEDTEKIYAKEVKPLISGVFEGHHATVIAYGARGTGKTSTIQGTIEKPGLASLSMNELLLMAKEKGKSIFISYYEVHVDHVYDLLDPKRPTVLVLDNGHGKIQLKGLSQIPVKSLSDFYELYLGSSSRKQGQKIANESPHRSHRGLIVHISSTNDAASDARSVAKMNFVDMAGYEDARRKSTDGTSLVENSKINKFTYALLNVASALNSNDNHVPYRESKLTRILQESMGGTQSKILMISCLNSSFCQDSIYMANLAARSCQVTKRVASDAIRKIKSSTNSVVHSSLRNQIPKSVSATAKKQTISRSYFSEKKASVSTASSYTIKGRKLFEDATSHLGKRDKEIQLPSASSDCVPLKYEEATSVVDQANPLPCSLKPEEECTSALEKEFSAAGISSAVETTIAPKDVSNSNHDPGRIIDGMNALSATGDGPNINDGNNCSMINIVDELPVESTPGVTSSTSLSVVQSSDLDKENNGCSTINEDKSPPLSAQLQALSNNWRSVCSSTRACLKVSDNNAPYGLVFTDVTEPQTPTMERSLRVYNEQDVVNPSTPWETFSQRSTGVKKSLVEDYLRFLNTASKEELKKLKGIGEKRATSIIEFRAESPQPFRSLDDLMEIGLSAKQIKEMMKKEVAGRLFN